From the Prunus dulcis chromosome 4, ALMONDv2, whole genome shotgun sequence genome, one window contains:
- the LOC117625017 gene encoding serine/threonine-protein kinase WAG1-like, giving the protein MDEETTPFPISDYADLDLSFTSFTSSSTTVTDRTFTTSCSSARSSLARSSLTLSFNESRLSTTSSTATSTATNTPLNHRKWDPHWSAIKAATALSSDRTLHLSHLKLLRHLGTGNLGRVFLCRLRDDHRDNPDAATFALKVVDKDSLTPKKLGHVSTEAEILSMLDHPFLPTLYARIDVSHYTCLLIDYCPNGDLHNLLLLQPLNRLPLPAVRFFAAEVLVALEYLHALGVVYRDLKPENILLRGDGHVMLSDFDLCFKADVSPAVQHRRVEKTGPTRRKNTHSCFGSRREHEEEMVAEFVAEPTTAYSKSCVGTHEYLAPELISGNGHGNGVDWWAFGVFIYELLHGTTPFKGGSKESTLRNIAASSGVRFHVAEGEEEGMKEARDLIERLLVRDPRRRLGCSKGATEIKQHPFFGGINWALIRTYRPPEVNGLRRRPSKPHVSPVAAALHKRKKCWWKGLCHFVKTRCNKHNNHSNSNYYKYYVSSKMVRKSSQI; this is encoded by the coding sequence CTCACCCTCAGCTTCAACGAGTCCCGCCtctccaccacctcctccaccgCAACGTCAACGGCCACAAATACCCCCCTCAACCACCGCAAGTGGGACCCCCACTGGTCCGCCATCAAAGCCGCCACCGCCCTCTCCTCCGACCGCACCCTCCACCTTAGCCACCTCAAGCTCCTCCGCCACCTCGGCACCGGCAACCTCGGCCGTGTCTTCCTCTGCCGCCTCCGTGACGACCACCGCGATAACCCCGATGCCGCCACCTTCGCCCTCAAGGTCGTCGACAAGGACTCCCTCACCCCCAAGAAGCTCGGCCACGTCAGCACCGAGGCCGAGATCCTCTCCATGCTCGACCACCCTTTCCTCCCTACGCTCTACGCCCGCATCGACGTCTCCCACTACACCTGCCTCCTCATCGACTACTGCCCCAACGGCGACCTCCACAACCTCCTCCTTCTCCAGCCCCTCAACCGCCTCCCCCTCCCTGCTGTCCGCTTCTTCGCCGCCGAGGTCCTCGTCGCCCTCGAGTACCTCCACGCGTTGGGAGTCGTCTATCGGGACCTGAAACCCGAAAACATACTCTTGCGCGGGGACGGGCATGTTATGTTATCAGACTTTGATCTATGCTTTAAAGCAGATGTAAGCCCCGCCGTCCAACACCGTCGTGTTGAAAAGACGGGGCCCACGAGAAGAAAAAATACTCACTCGTGTTTTGGTTCGAGGAGGGAGCATGAAGAGGAAATGGTGGCGGAGTTCGTGGCGGAGCCCACGACTGCTTATTCGAAATCTTGCGTTGGGACCCACGAGTACCTGGCACCCGAGTTGATCTCCGGTAACGGCCACGGCAACGGAGTTGATTGGTGGGCTTTCGGGGTGTTTATCTACGAGCTCCTCCACGGGACGACGCCGTTTAAAGGCGGGAGTAAAGAGAGCACGCTGCGCAATATAGCGGCGAGCAGCGGGGTAAGGTTCCACGTGGCGGAGGGAGAAGAGGAGGGAATGAAGGAGGCGAGGGATTTGATTGAGAGGCTGTTGGTGAGGGACCCACGGAGGAGGCTAGGATGCTCCAAGGGGGCCACTGAGATTAAACAGCACCCCTTTTTTGGTGGGATTAATTGGGCATTGATCCGGACTTACAGGCCGCCGGAGGTTAATGGGCTTAGAAGAAGGCCCAGTAAGCCCCATGTAAGCCCAGTGGCTGCAGCTTTGCATAAGAGGAAAAAGTGCTGGTGGAAAGGACTTTGTCATTTTGTGAAAACTAGATGTAACAAGCATAATAACCACAGTAATAGCAATTACTACAAATATTATGTGAGTAGTAAAATGGTGAGGAAAAGTagtcaaatttaa
- the LOC117626713 gene encoding leucine-rich repeat receptor-like serine/threonine-protein kinase At1g17230, producing MAWQVSSLLQMLFHLALIFCLSVASINSLEEEALFLLEFKTSLSDPSNNLESWNSSYFTPCNWTGVGCTNHKVTSINLTGLNLSGTLSPSICNLPYLTEFNVSKNFFSGPFPKDLAKCHNLEILDLCTNRYHGELLTPFCKMTTLRKLYLCENYVYGEMPEEIENLTSLEELFIYSNNLTGTIPMSISKLKRLKVIRAGRNSLSGPIPTGIGECQSLEVLGLSQNQLEGSLPRELHKLQNLTDLILWQNHLSGLIPPEIGNISKLQLLALHVNSFSGMLPKELGRLSQLKRLYIYTNQLNESIPSELGNCTSALEIDLSENQLSGFIPRELGYIPNLQLIHLFENRLQGNIPRELGRLKLLQRLDLSINHLTGTIPLEFQNLTCMVDLQLFDNHLEGRIPPSLGVNSNLTILDMSENNLVGRIPPHLCKYQTLVFLSLGSNRLSGNIPYGIKTCKSLMQLMLGDNMLTGSLPMELYNLSALELFENRFSGPIPPEVCRLINLERLLLSDNYFFGYLPPEIGNLSQLVTFNVSSNMLSGSIPQELGNCTKLQRLDLSRNYFTGNLPEELGKLVKLELLKLSDNNLMGVIPGTLGGLARLTELQMGGNHFSGSIPFELGQLTALQIALNISHNDLSGAIPENLGNLQMLESLYLNDNQLVGEIPASIGELLSLLVCNLSNNNLVGTVPNTTAFGRMDSTNFAGNYGLCRSGSNNCHPSAVPSTTPKRSWFKEGSSKEKLVSIISVIIGLISLFSIVGFCWAMKRRGPTFVPLEDPTKPEVLDNYYFPKEGFKYQDLVEATSSFSDSTIIGRGACGTVYKAVMADGDVIAVKKLKAQGDGVSVDSSFRAEILTLGKIRHCNIVKLYGFCYHQDSNLLLYEYMENGSLGEHLHGNEQRCFLDWNARYKIALGAAEGLCYLHYDCKPQIIHRDIKSNNILLDEVLEAHVGDFGLAKLIELPYSKSMSAVAGSYGYIAPEYAYTMKVTEKCDIYSFGVVLLELVTGKSPVQPLEQGGDLVTWVRRAVNNAMATSEIFDKRLDLSVKRTTEEMTLFLKIALFCTSTSPVNRPTMREVIAMMIDARESVSNCSSSPTSETPLDEGPSKGCMEL from the exons ATGGCTTGGCAGGTTAGTTCTCTCCTCCAAATGCTGTTCCATTTGGCGCTGATATTCTGTCTGAGTGTTGCCTCCATAAACTCATTAGAGGAAGAggctctttttcttttggagttCAAAACATCTCTTTCTGATCCTAGTAACAATCTTGAAAGCTGGAATTCATCATATTTTACTCCTTGCAATTGGACTGGTGTGGGGTGTACCAATCACAAGGTAACTTCTATAAATCTCACTGGTCTTAATTTGTCTGGCACTTTGTCTCCAAGCATTTGCAATCTACCTTACTTAACTGAATTCAATGTGTCCAAGAACTTCTTCTCTGGTCCCTTTCCCAAGGATCTTGCTAAATGTCATAATCTAGAGATTCTAGACCTATGCACAAATAGGTATCATGGAGAATTGTTAACCCCTTTCTGCAAAATGACCACCCTTAGAAAGCTTTACCTCTGTGAGAATTATGTGTATGGTGAAATGCCCGAGGAGATAGAGAATTTAACTTCACTTGAAGAGCTTTTCATTTACAGTAATAATCTCACTGGCACCATTCCCATGTCAATTAGTAAGTTGAAAAGGCTCAAGGTCATAAGGGCTGGTCGAAACTCCCTTTCAGGGCCAATACCAACTGGTATTGGTGAGTGTCAGAGCTTAGAGGTTCTTGGGTTGTCACAGAATCAGTTAGAAGGATCCCTTCCTAGGGAGCTTCACAAACTTCAAAATCTGACTGATTTGATCCTATGGCAAAACCATTTAAGTGGTTTGATTCCTCCTGAGATTGGTAATATAAGTAAGCTGCAATTGCTTGCCTTGCATGTAAATTCTTTCAGCGGAATGCTTCCAAAAGAACTTGGGAGGTTATCGCAGCTAAAACGATTGTATATCTATACCAACCAGCTGAATGAAAGTATTCCAAGTGAACTAGGGAATTGCACCAGTGCTCTTGAGATAGACCTTTCTGAAAATCAGTTAAGCGGATTCATACCCCGGGAGTTAGGCTACATTCCTAATCTCCAGTTGATTCACCTTTTTGAGAACCGTCTACAAGGAAATATTCCTAGGGAGCTTGGGCGGTTGAAGCTGCTGCAGAGGTTGGACTTGTCCATAAATCATTTGACAGGCACAATCCCACTAGAATTTCAGAATCTTACTTGCATGGTTGATTTGCAACTATTTGATAATCATCTTGAGGGTAGAATTCCTCCTAGCCTAGGAGTTAACAGCAACCTCACTATTCTTGACATGTCTGAAAATAATCTTGTTGGTCGCATACCTCCACATCTTTGCAAGTATCAGACATTAGTATTTCTAAGCCTAGGGTCAAATAGGTTGTCTGGAAATATTCCTTATGGGATTAAGACATGCAAGTCTCTAATGCAGCTAATGCTAGGAGACAACATGCTTACAGGAAGCCTCCCCATGGAGTTATATAATCTTTCTGCTCTTGAACTCTTTGAAAACCGATTCTCAGGACCAATACCTCCAGAGGTTTGCAGGCTTATAAATTTAGAAAGGCTACTCTTGTCTGATAACTACTTTTTTGGGTATCTTCCTCCTGAAATTGGGAATCTATCGCAGCTCGTGACCTTCAACGTTTCCTCTAACATGCTTTCCGGGAGCATTCCTCAGGAGCTGGGGAATTGTACGAAACTACAAAGACTTGATCTTAGTAGGAACTACTTCACTGGCAATCTCCCAGAAGAACTCGGAAAGCTAGTGAAGTTGGAACTTTTGAAGCTTTCTGATAACAATTTGATGGGAGTAATACCAGGTACTTTAGGAGGCCTGGCTAGACTGACTGAGTTGCAAATGGGGGGAAATCATTTCTCAGGTAGCATCCCTTTTGAGCTGGGTCAACTCACTGCTCTACAGATTGCCCTCAACATTAGCCACAATGATCTTTCAGGTGCAATTCCTGAAAATTTGGGGAACTTGCAGATGCTGGAATCTCTATACTTGAATGACAATCAGCTGGTTGGTGAAATTCCTGCCTCAATTGGTGAGTTGCTTAGCCTTCTGGTGTGCAACCTTTCTAACAATAACCTAGTGGGAACTGTGCCAAACACCACCGCATTTGGAAGGATGGATTCTACAAACTTTGCTGGAAACTATGGATTGTGCAGATCAGGTTCAAACAATTGTCACCCATCTGCAGTTCCATCTACTACTCCGAAGCGAAGCTGGTTTAAGGAGGGTTCATCTAAAGAGAAACTAGTGAGCATTATTTCTGTTATAATTGGATTAATTTCCTTGTTTTCTATAGTGGGTTTCTGTTGGGCAATGAAGCGCCGTGGACCTACTTTTGTTCCACTTGAAGATCCCACAAAGCCAGAAGTGTTAGACAACTATTACTTTCCTAAGGAAGGTTTCAAATACCAGGACCTTGTTGAAGCTACTAGCAGTTTTTCAGACAGTACAATTATAGGAAGGGGAGCATGTGGCACTGTATACAAAGCTGTTATGGCTGACGGTGATGTGATTGCAGTCAAAAAGCTCAAGGCACAAGGAGATGGAGTAAGCGTAGATAGCAGCTTCCGTGCTGAGATATTGACCCTTGGAAAGATCAGGCATTGTAATATTGTCAAGCTCTATGGCTTCTGCTACCACCAAGACTCAAATCTTCTCTTGTATGAGTACATGGAAAATGGCAGTCTAGGAGAACATCTCCATGGAAATGAACAAAGATGTTTTCTTGACTGGAATGCTCGGTATAAGATTGCTCTTGGAGCAGCAGAGGGTTTGTGCTATCTCCATTATGATTGTAAGCCCCAAATCATCCACCGTGACATAAAGTCAAATAACATTTTATTGGATGAAGTTCTAGAAGCACATGTAGGAGACTTTGGCTTGGCTAAATTGATTGAACTCCCATACTCAAAATCCATGTCTGCTGTTGCAGGCTCATACGGCTACATTGCCCCAG AGTATGCTTACACAATGAAAGTGACTGAGAAATGTGACATCTATAGTTTTGGGGTGGTTCTGCTGGAACTAGTAACTGGAAAGTCACCTGTTCAACCACTGGAGCAGGGCGGAGACCTAGTCACATGGGTGAGAAGGGCAGTAAATAACGCCATGGCAACATCTGAAATATTTGACAAGAGGCTTGATCTGAGTGTGAAAAGGACAACTGAAGAGATGACTCTATTTCTCAAGATTGCTTTGTTCTGCACCAGTACATCCCCAGTTAATAGGCCAACAATGAGGGAGGTGATTGCAATGATGATTGATGCAAGGGAGTCTGTGAGCAATTGCTCTTCATCACCAACATCTGAGACTCCTTTAGATGAAGGTCCTTCAAAAG GTTGTATGGAGTTATAA
- the LOC117624919 gene encoding probable glutathione S-transferase parC — protein sequence MADEVVLLDFWPSMFGMRVRVALAEKGVKYEYREEDLLNKKSPLLLQMNPIHKKIPVLIHNGKPVCESANIVQYIDEAWKDKAPLLPSDPYQRAQARFWVDYIDKNLYEVGRNIWATKGEEQEEAKKKLIEILKLLEGQLGDNSFFGGEIFGFLDVALVTFYCWFFSYETCGNFSIEAECPKLIEWAKRCMQKESVAKSLADPKKVYEFTLLLKKTFGKE from the exons ATGGCGGACGAGGTTGTTCTTTTGGACTTCTGGCCAAGCATGTTTGGGATGAGGGTGAGAGTTGCGCTGGCTGAGAAGGGTGTCAAGTATGAGTACAGAGAGGAGGATTTGCTGAACAAGAAGAGCCCACTACTTCTGCAGATGAACCCGATTCACAAGAAAATCCCGGTTCTCATCCACAACGGTAAACCGGTCTGCGAGTCAGCCAACATTGTGCAATACATTGATGAGGCTTGGAAGGACAAAGCTCCTTTGCTTCCCTCTGATCCTTACCAGAGAGCTCAGGCCAGGTTTTGGGTTGATTACATTGATAAGAAT TTATACGAGGTTGGGAGGAATATATGGGCCACAAAAGGAGAAGAACAAGAGGAAGCCAAGAAGAAATTGATTGAAATCCTTAAGCTGTTGGAAGGGCAGCTTGGAGacaattctttttttgggggtgaGATATTTGGGTTCTTGGACGTTGCCCTAGTCACATTCTACTGCTGGTTTTTTTCCTATGAGACATGTGGGAACTTTAGCATAGAGGCAGAGTGCCCTAAACTGATTGAATGGGCCAAGAGGTGCATGCAGAAGGAGAGTGTGGCCAAATCTCTTGCTGACCCAAAAAAGGTGTATGAGTTTACTCTTCTGCTGAAGAAGACATTTGGTAAGGAATAG
- the LOC117625270 gene encoding uncharacterized protein LOC117625270, producing MIISWILNSLDHDIADSVIYSDTAHDIWEDLKECLSQSNVPRIFQIERDIASLTQDQMSVAAYYTRLKGLWDELASYSDVPTCTCGAMKDHADERNRVMQFLMGLNDSYDAARGQIILMQPLPSIPNIYSLISQKEKQRQLGTPRTTLEPVAIVVCQHRGS from the coding sequence ATGATCATATCTTGGATCTTGAATTCCCTTGACCATGACATAGCTGATAGCGTCATCTACTCTGACACTGCTCACGATATATGGGAAGATTTGAAGGAGTGTCTCTCTCAAAGCAACGTTCCTCGAATTTTCCAGATCGAACGTGACATTGCCTcccttactcaagatcaaatgtCAGTTGCTGCTTATTACACAAGACTTAAGGGACTATGGGATGAGTTGGCATCATACAGTGATGTACCGACTTGTACCTGTGGTGCCATGAAAGATCACGCCGATGAGAGGAATAGAGTGATGCAATTTCTTATGGGTCTGAATGATTCATATGATGCTGCTCGTGGACAGATTATTCTTATGCAGCCACTACCATCCATACCCAACATCTATTCCTTAATTTCCCAAAAGGAGAAGCAACGACAACTGGGGACTCCTCGTACTACCTTGGAACCTGTTGCAATAGTTGTTTGCCAACACCGGGGATCTTAA
- the LOC117624816 gene encoding probable glutathione S-transferase parC, which produces MADEVVLLDFWPSMFGMRVRVALAEKGVKYEYREEDLLNNKSPLLLQMNPVHKKIPVLIHNGKPVCESANIVQYIDEAWKDKAPLLPSDPYQRALARFWVDYIDKNLYEAGKNIWATKGEEQEAAKNKLIEILKLLEGQLGDNSFFGGEIFGFLDVALVTFYCWFFSYETCGNFSIEAECPKLIEWAKRCMQKESVAKSLADPKKVYEFTLLLKKTFGKE; this is translated from the exons ATGGCGGACGAGGTTGTTCTTTTGGACTTCTGGCCAAGCATGTTTGGGATGAGGGTGAGAGTTGCGCTGGCTGAGAAGGGTGTCAAGTATGAGTACAGAGAGGAGGATTTGCTGAACAACAAGAGCCCACTACTTCTGCAGATGAACCCGGTTCACAAGAAAATCCCGGTTCTAATCCACAACGGCAAACCGGTCTGCGAGTCAGCCAACATTGTGCAATACATTGATGAGGCTTGGAAGGACAAAGCTCCTTTGCTTCCCTCTGATCCTTACCAGAGAGCTCTGGCCAGGTTTTGGGTTGATTACATTGATAAGAAT TTATACGAGGCTGGGAAGAATATATGGGCCACAAAAGGAGAAGAACAAGAGGCAGCCAAGAATAAATTGATTGAAATCCTTAAGCTGTTGGAAGGGCAGCTTGGAGacaattctttttttgggggtgaGATATTTGGGTTCTTGGACGTTGCCCTAGTCACATTCTACTGCTGGTTTTTTTCCTATGAGACATGTGGGAACTTTAGCATAGAGGCAGAGTGCCCTAAACTGATTGAATGGGCCAAGAGGTGCATGCAGAAGGAGAGTGTGGCCAAATCTCTTGCTGACCCAAAAAAGGTGTATGAGTTTACTCTTCTGCTGAAGAAGACATTTGGTAAGGAATAG
- the LOC117626289 gene encoding probable glutathione S-transferase parC produces MADEVILLDFWASMFGMRARVALAEKGVKYEYREEDLRNKSPLLLQMNPVHKKIPVLIHNGKPVCESLIIVQYVDEVWRDKAPLLPSDPYLRARSRFWADFIDKKLYDAGRIIWATKGEEQEAGKKEFIEVLKQLEGELGNKPYFEGESFGFLDIALITFYSWFYAFETCGNFSTEAECPKLIAWAKRCMQKESVSKTLPDNKKIYEFVLGMKKMFGVE; encoded by the exons ATGGCGGACGAGGTTATTCTTTTGGACTTCTGGGCAAGCATGTTTGGGATGAGAGCCAGAGTGGCGCTGGCTGAGAAGGGTGTCAAGTATGAGTACAGAGAGGAGGACTTGAGGAACAAGAGCCCACTGCTTCTGCAGATGAACCCGGTTCACAAGAAGATCCCGGTTCTCATCCACAACGGCAAACCGGTTTGCGAGTCTCTCATCATTGTGCAGTATGTTGATGAGGTTTGGAGGGACAAAGCTCCTCTGCTTCCCTCTGATCCTTACCTGAGAGCTCGCTCCAGGTTCTGGGCTGATTTCATTGATAAGAAG CTATATGATGCTGGAAGGATAATATGGGCCACAAAAGGGGAGGAACAAGAGGCAGGCAAGAAGGAGTTCATTGAAGTCCTTAAGCAGTTGGAAGGAGAGCTTGGAAACAAGCCTTATTTTGAGGGTGAGAGTTTTGGGTTCCTGGACATTGCTCTCATCACATTCTACAGCTGGTTCTATGCATTTGAGACTTGTGGAAACTTCAGCACAGAGGCAGAGTGTCCCAAGCTGATTGCATGGGCCAAGAGGTGCATGCAGAAGGAGAGTGTGTCCAAAACTCTTCCTGACAACAAGAAGATCTATGAGTTTGTTCTTGGTATGAAGAAGATGTTTGGTGTGGAATAG
- the LOC117626294 gene encoding probable glutathione S-transferase, with protein MADEEVVVLGFWPSTYGTRATIALDEKGVKYEYREEDLSNKSSLLLQMNPVHKKIPVLIHNGKPVCESLIIVQYVDEIWRDKAPLLPSDPYQRARVRFWADFIDKKVFDAGKKLWSTKGEEHESAKKEFIEILTQLEGEIGDKTSLILGVTGLGS; from the exons ATGGCGGACGAGGAGGTTGTTGTTTTGGGGTTCTGGCCAAGCACGTATGGGACGAGGGCAACGATAGCTCTGGACGAGAAGGGTGTCAAGTATGAGTACAGAGAGGAGGACTTGAGTAACAAGAGCTCACTGCTTCTGCAGATGAACCCGGTTCACAAGAAGATCCCGGTTCTCATCCACAACGGTAAACCGGTCTGTGAGTCCCTCATCATTGTGCAGTATGTTGATGAGATTTGGAGGGATAAAGCTCCTCTGCTTCCCTCTGATCCTTACCAGAGAGCTCGTGTCAGATTCTGGGCTGATTTCATTGATAAGAAG GTATTTGATGCTGGGAAGAAATTATGGAGCACAAAAGGAGAAGAACATGAATCAGCCAAGAAGGAATTCATCGAAATCCTTACGCAGTTGGAAGGAGAGATTGGAGACAAGACAAGCCTTATTTTGGGGGTGACAGGTTTGGGTTCCTAG
- the LOC117626285 gene encoding probable glutathione S-transferase, translated as MADEVLLLDFWPSPFGMRVRVALAEKGIQYEYKEEDLSNKSALLLQSNPVHKKIPVLIHNGKPVSESLVALEYIDEVWKDKTPLLPSDPYLRAQARFWADFVDKKVYEIGKVLRSTKGEEQEAAKKEFLECIGLLEEKLGDKPYFGGETLGFVDVALIPFYSWFYAYEKLGNFSIEAEQPKFYAWAKRCMQKESVSKSLADQKAIYDFFLQRMKARGIDQ; from the exons ATGGCGGATGAGGTGTTGTTGTTGGACTTCTGGCCAAGCCCATTTGGCATGAGGGTGAGAGTTGCACTGGCTGAGAAGGGCATTCAGTACGAGTACAAAGAGGAGGACTTGAGTAACAAGAGTGCACTGTTGCTCCAGTCGAACCCGGTTCACAAGAAGATCCCGGTTCTCATTCACAATGGCAAACCGGTTTCCGAGTCCCTAGTTGCCCTTGAGTACATTGATGAGGTTTGGAAGGATAAAACTCCTCTGTTGCCCTCTGATCCTTACCTTAGAGCCCAAGCCAGGTTCTGGGCTGACTTCGTTGACAAGAAG GTGTATGAGATTGGGAAGGTGCTACGGTCAACCAAAGGAGAAGAACAGGAAGCAGCTAAGAAAGAGTTCCTTGAGTGCATTGGATTGTTGGAAGAGAAGCTTGGAGACAAGCCTTACTTTGGGGGTGAGACCCTCGGGTTCGTCGATGTGGCTCTTATTCCGTTCTATAGCTGGTTTTATGCGTATGAGAAACTTGGCAACTTCAGTATAGAGGCAGAGCAGCCAAAGTTTTATGCATGGGCAAAGAGGTGCATGCAGAAGGAGAGTGTGTCCAAGTCTCTTGCTGACCAGAAAGCGATCTATGACTTTTTTCTGCAGCGCATGAAAGCGAGGGGGATTGATCAGTAG
- the LOC117626290 gene encoding probable glutathione S-transferase, producing the protein MADDEVVVLGFWPSMYGTRATIALDEKGVKYEYREEDLRNKSSLLLQMNPVHKKIPVLIHNGKPVSESLIIVQYIDEVWEGKAPLLPSDPYQRARARVWADFIDKKVPDARKKLWSTKGEELEEAKKEFIDILKQLEGELGDKPYFGGESFGFLDIALITSYNWFYAFETLGNFSTEAECPKLIEWAKRCMQRESVSKSLADPKKVYEFLLGWITG; encoded by the exons ATGGCGGATGATGAGGTTGTTGTTTTGGGATTCTGGCCAAGCATGTATGGGACGAGGGCAACGATAGCTCTGGACGAGAAGGGTGTCAAGTATGAGTACAGAGAGGAGGACTTGAGGAACAAGAGCTCACTGCTTCTGCAGATGAACCCGGTTCACAAGAAGATCCCGGTTCTCATCCACAACGGTAAACCGGTCTCTGAGTCACTCATCATTGTGCAATACATTGATGAGGTTTGGGAGGGTAAAGCTCCTTTGCTTCCCTCTGATCCTTACCAGAGAGCTCGGGCCAGGGTCTGGGCTGATTTCATTGATAAGAAG GTACCTGATGCTAGGAAGAAACTATGGAGCACAAAAGGAGAAGAACTTGAGGAAGCCAAGAAGGAATTCATCGACATCCTTAAGCAGTTGGAAGGAGAGCTTGGAGACAAGCCTTACTTTGGGGGTGAGAGCTTTGGGTTCTTGGACATTGCTCTCATCACATCCTACAACTGGTTTTATGCATTTGAGACCCTTGGAAACTTCAGCACAGAGGCAGAGTGCCCCAAGCTGATTGAATGGGCCAAGAGGTGCATGCAGCGGGAGAGCGTTTCGAAATCTCTTGCCGACCCTAAAAAGGTGTATGAGTTTCTTCTTGGCTGGATAACTGGATAG
- the LOC117625272 gene encoding probable glutathione S-transferase produces the protein MSWAAEFGWACHGASCMSFCSRASPKVYEIGRVVWTTKGEEQEAAKKEFLECIGLLEGELGDKPYFCGETLGFLIPFCSLFYVYEKCGNFSIEAEQPKFYAWAKRCMQKESVSKSLADQKAIYDLFLQRMKAKGIDQ, from the exons ATGTCGTGGGCGGCCGAATTTGGGTGGGCGTGTCACGGGGCAAGCTGTATGTCGTTTTGCTCAAGAGCAAGCCCGAAG GTGTATGAGATTGGGAGGGTGGTATGGACAACCAAAGGAGAAGAACAGGAAGCAGCTAAGAAAGAGTTCCTTGAGTGCATTGGATTGCTAGAAGGAGAGCTTGGAGACAAGCCTTACTTTTGCGGTGAAACCCTCGGGTTCCTTATTCCGTTCTGTAGCTTGTTTTATGTGTATGAGAAATGTGGCAACTTCAGTATAGAGGCAGAGCAGCCAAAGTTTTATGCATGGGCAAAGAGGTGCATGCAGAAGGAGAGTGTGTCCAAGTCTCTTGCTGACCAGAAAGCGATCTATGACTTGTTTCTGCAGCGCATGAAAGCGAAGGGGATTGATCAGTAG